In Antechinus flavipes isolate AdamAnt ecotype Samford, QLD, Australia chromosome 3, AdamAnt_v2, whole genome shotgun sequence, a genomic segment contains:
- the C3H11orf42 gene encoding uncharacterized protein C11orf42 homolog, whose translation MAAGTSQPLSLFEADSTWALIKDKVIEERFGPSVVAVPFLADAACYDLLGVLVKQKSKPPPWLIRARLGLPLPLGLGLPRRSRRALLPVGPLPKLLERSGPEGAFAHCTREYSPKGRAEVGYEETRLVDGQPCRISLQLGGLRKRVAFLLLPPGQVSLQPALPWLRGTHSIYVIYQVFSCSWLQLVLAPTACEPRQLRLQYPLPVAFSCLKFALQPKGMLGPQRPLTGDKLPREASWVRPGPESTVNSVLTPSLSSTLSNTLLDTDAPPSQQPPTPPNQGPPEGRTTRFSYKGRNPFRRGPNTLSGTGKKKENWLFSPRNPSSGNQGGGPGDPDRHSMSLPLLQGLSAEFDSDD comes from the exons ATGGCAGCCGGCACTTCCCAGCCCTTGTCCCTCTTTGAGGCTGATTCCACCTGGGCCCTCATCAAAGACAAG GTTATCGAGGAGCGCTTTGGACCCAGTGTGGTGGCTGTTCCCTTCCTGGCAGACGCGGCGTGCTATGACCTTCTGGGAGTGCTGGTGAAGCAAAAGTCAAAGCCACCCCCGTGGCTCATCCGGGCCCGCCTCGGCCTACCCTTGCCGCTCGGGCTAGGGCTGCCCCGCCGGAGCCGGAGGGCTCTATTACCTGTGGGACCGCTGCCAAAGTTGCTGGAGCGTTCAGGGCCCGAAGGTGCCTTTGCCCACTGTACGAGGGAGTACTCCCCCAAGGGCAGGGCTGAGGTAGGCTATGAGGAAACGAGACTGGTAGATGGGCAGCCCTGCCGCATCAGCCTGCAGCTGGGGGGCTTGCGCAAACGTGTGGCCTTTCTGCTACTCCCACCAGGTCAAGtgagcctccagccagctctgcCCTGGCTCCGTGGCACCCACAGCATTTATGTCATCTACCAGGTCTTCTCCTGCTCCTGGCTGCAACTGGTCCTTGCACCCACAGCCTGTGAGCCCCGCCAGCTGCGCCTTCAGTACCCCTTGCCAGTGGCCTTTTCTTGCCTCAAGTTTGCACTTCAGCCCAAGGGCATGCTAGGTCCACAGAGGCCACTGACTGGGGACAAACTGCCTCGGGAAGCCAGCTGGGTCCGACCGGGTCCTGAGTCCACAGTGAACTCAGTACTGACCCCATCCCTGTCCTCAACCCTATCCAATACCCTTCTTGATACTGATGCCCCACCCTCCCAACAGCCACCCACACCACCCAACCAGGGTCCCCCAGAAGGACGGACGACCAGGTTCTCCTATAAGGGTCGCAACCCCTTCCGAAGGGGGCCAAACACGCTGTCGGGTACcgggaaaaaaaaag aGAACTGGCTCTTCAGCCCTCGAAACCCCTCATCAGGGAACCAGGGCGGGGGCCCAGGGGACCCGGACCGGCACTCCATGTCCCTGCCTCTGCTGCAGGGCCTATCAGCGGAATTCGACAGTGATGActaa